A portion of the Vibrio coralliirubri genome contains these proteins:
- a CDS encoding IS3 family transposase: MALTLKGKYPLKHLLHTLQLAKSVFYYQAQTSKRQNSYERELRLIKSIYHEHKGRYGYRRIHLELKNQGFVLNHKTVQRLMAQLNLKSTVRIKKYRSYRGESGKAAPNVLERDFSATQPDEKWVTDVTEFKVKEQKVYLSPVVDLFTQEVVAYRVAKNACLPLVTDMLTEAISTLKPNSKPIIHSDQGWQYRHRQYQKKVAESGLTQSMSRKGNCLDNAVAENFFALLKTEMYHNQSFEDADALIEQIKEYIEYYNTKRIKVKLKGLTPIEYRTQALKAA; encoded by the coding sequence ATAGCTCTAACTCTTAAAGGCAAGTACCCATTAAAGCACTTACTGCACACTCTACAGTTGGCAAAAAGTGTCTTTTATTATCAGGCTCAAACGAGCAAGCGCCAAAATAGCTACGAACGTGAGCTGCGGTTGATAAAGTCAATTTATCATGAACATAAGGGGCGATACGGCTACCGCCGTATTCACTTGGAACTAAAGAATCAGGGGTTCGTGCTTAATCACAAAACGGTTCAAAGGCTTATGGCTCAGCTCAACCTTAAATCGACGGTCAGGATTAAAAAGTATCGTTCATACCGAGGAGAGTCAGGAAAAGCTGCTCCCAACGTTCTTGAAAGAGATTTTAGTGCGACTCAACCCGATGAAAAGTGGGTAACTGATGTCACGGAGTTCAAAGTCAAAGAGCAGAAAGTATACTTATCTCCCGTTGTCGACTTGTTTACTCAGGAGGTGGTTGCTTATAGAGTGGCCAAAAATGCCTGCTTGCCGCTTGTCACAGATATGCTGACGGAAGCTATATCAACGCTTAAACCCAACTCAAAGCCAATTATACATAGCGATCAAGGTTGGCAATATCGCCATCGACAGTATCAGAAAAAGGTAGCGGAGAGTGGGTTAACGCAAAGCATGTCGAGAAAAGGTAACTGCTTGGATAATGCTGTTGCTGAAAACTTTTTTGCTTTACTCAAAACCGAGATGTATCACAACCAAAGCTTTGAAGATGCAGATGCTCTGATAGAGCAGATTAAAGAATACATCGAGTACTACAATACCAAACGTATAAAAGTGAAACTAAAAGGCCTGACTCCGATAGAATATCGAACTCAGGCCTTGAAAGCCGCTTAA
- the kdsA gene encoding 3-deoxy-8-phosphooctulonate synthase, with the protein MMEQKTVHIGDMPIANDKPFTLFAGMNVLESRDLAMQICEHYVKVTEKLGIPYVFKASFDKANRSSVHSYRGPGMEEGLKIFQELKDTFGVKIITDIHTEAQAQPVADVVDVIQLPAFLARQTDLVEAMAKTGAVINVKKPQFMSPNQVGNIVDKFAECGNDNIILCERGACMGYDNLVVDMLGFGVMKKSSNGSPIIFDVTHSLQMRDPSGAASGGRREQTVELAKAGLATGIAGLFIEAHPNPDQARCDGPSALPLDKLEPFLKQMKALDDLIKGFEHIDIK; encoded by the coding sequence ATGATGGAACAAAAAACAGTTCACATTGGCGATATGCCAATTGCTAACGACAAGCCATTTACGCTATTTGCAGGCATGAACGTTCTTGAATCTCGTGATCTTGCTATGCAGATCTGTGAGCACTATGTAAAAGTAACCGAGAAGCTGGGCATCCCTTACGTATTTAAGGCGTCTTTTGATAAAGCGAACCGCAGCTCAGTTCATTCATACCGTGGTCCAGGTATGGAAGAAGGTCTTAAAATCTTCCAAGAGCTGAAAGACACTTTCGGCGTGAAGATCATTACTGACATCCACACAGAAGCTCAAGCTCAGCCTGTTGCGGATGTGGTTGATGTAATCCAACTACCTGCATTCCTAGCTCGTCAAACTGATCTTGTTGAAGCAATGGCTAAGACTGGCGCAGTAATCAACGTGAAGAAGCCTCAGTTCATGAGCCCGAACCAAGTTGGCAACATCGTTGATAAGTTCGCTGAGTGCGGTAACGACAACATCATCCTTTGTGAGCGTGGCGCTTGTATGGGTTACGACAACCTTGTTGTGGATATGCTTGGCTTTGGCGTAATGAAGAAGTCTTCAAACGGTAGCCCAATCATCTTTGATGTGACGCACTCTCTACAAATGCGTGACCCATCAGGTGCTGCATCTGGCGGTCGCCGTGAGCAAACGGTTGAACTAGCGAAAGCTGGCCTGGCGACAGGTATTGCGGGTCTGTTCATTGAAGCTCACCCGAATCCAGATCAAGCTCGTTGTGATGGCCCATCTGCGCTACCTCTAGACAAACTAGAGCCGTTCTTGAAGCAGATGAAAGCACTTGATGACCTTATCAAAGGCTTTGAGCACATCGATATTAAATAA
- a CDS encoding SirB1 family protein, translating to MYEFFDEDFDQLELAEGALILNKAINPETQDSWAEQELARLLKDAEFALVNETDEQQKFESFIRLFFYEWGFAGDKDAYFSSENAFIDKVLERKKGIPVSLGAIFLFLSRKLGFPVEGVSFPTQFLLKVSWYGQAAAYINPYNGEYVGEQTLRAWLIGHDGPLAKVKPEHLEVADHPTIIGKWLALLKSALLREERYTLALKCTDLALTFVPDDPYEIRDRGFIYQQLDCHQVAATDYQYFIDQCPDDPASELLKSQVNVMNEKTVVVH from the coding sequence ATGTACGAATTTTTTGATGAAGACTTTGACCAGCTAGAGTTAGCTGAAGGTGCATTGATCTTAAATAAAGCGATTAACCCAGAAACTCAAGACAGTTGGGCAGAGCAAGAGCTAGCGAGATTGTTAAAAGACGCCGAGTTTGCTCTGGTTAATGAAACCGATGAACAGCAGAAGTTTGAATCTTTTATTCGACTATTCTTTTATGAATGGGGCTTTGCTGGCGATAAAGATGCGTATTTCTCTTCGGAAAACGCGTTCATCGATAAAGTGCTTGAGAGAAAGAAAGGCATTCCAGTGAGTCTGGGGGCGATCTTTCTTTTTCTAAGTCGCAAGCTAGGCTTTCCTGTAGAGGGCGTCTCTTTTCCGACTCAATTCTTACTTAAAGTAAGCTGGTACGGGCAAGCTGCAGCCTATATTAACCCTTATAACGGTGAGTACGTTGGCGAACAAACGCTGCGAGCATGGTTAATTGGACATGACGGCCCATTAGCTAAGGTGAAACCTGAGCATCTAGAAGTCGCCGACCACCCAACAATTATTGGTAAGTGGTTAGCCCTGCTCAAGAGTGCCCTGCTGCGAGAAGAGCGTTATACACTTGCATTGAAGTGTACTGACCTTGCTTTGACGTTTGTACCTGATGATCCATATGAAATCCGTGACCGTGGTTTTATCTATCAGCAGCTAGACTGTCACCAAGTAGCCGCAACCGATTATCAATATTTTATCGACCAATGCCCAGATGACCCTGCATCTGAGTTACTGAAATCTCAAGTGAACGTCATGAACGAAAAGACAGTGGTTGTTCACTAA
- a CDS encoding SirB2 family protein, translated as MYEGLKHFHLLTIAISALLLSIRFALMMANSPKLKHPFLQRFPHINDSLLLLSGIGLIFITGFIPFTPAAPWLTEKLTCVMAYIALGFFALKLGKNKLLRVFSFFGALGWLAMAGKIAMTKTPTFFG; from the coding sequence ATGTACGAAGGTCTAAAACATTTTCACCTATTAACGATTGCTATAAGTGCGCTACTTCTTTCGATTCGTTTCGCTCTTATGATGGCTAACTCACCTAAGCTTAAGCATCCTTTCTTGCAGCGTTTCCCTCATATCAATGACTCGTTGCTATTGCTATCGGGTATTGGATTGATTTTCATCACTGGCTTTATTCCATTTACACCAGCAGCACCATGGTTAACCGAAAAACTAACTTGTGTTATGGCTTACATCGCATTAGGTTTCTTTGCGCTTAAGCTAGGTAAAAACAAGCTACTGAGAGTATTCTCTTTCTTTGGTGCGCTTGGCTGGTTAGCGATGGCAGGCAAAATCGCAATGACCAAGACACCAACATTTTTCGGTTAA
- the prmC gene encoding peptide chain release factor N(5)-glutamine methyltransferase, producing the protein MQSAYTVESALKAAIVKLQEGDNTSPSIDAAVLLCHALDKPRSYLLTWPEKHLTSEQESEFNALLKRRLTGEPVAYIIGEREFWSLPLKVSPSTLIPRPDTERLVEVALDKTYGKQGAILDLGTGTGAIALALASEMPNRQVTGIDLRPEAQQLATENAQRLNITNATFLHGSWFEPLSSEEVVKFSLIVSNPPYIEKNDPHLSQGDVRFEPITALVAEEKGLADIRYISENARGFLENEGWLAFEHGYDQGLAVREIMQALGYLDVVTEKDYGGNDRVTLGRYCS; encoded by the coding sequence ATGCAGTCAGCATATACGGTTGAAAGTGCTTTAAAAGCAGCAATCGTAAAGCTTCAAGAGGGTGATAACACATCACCCTCTATTGATGCCGCGGTACTACTTTGTCACGCCTTAGATAAACCAAGATCTTACCTACTTACTTGGCCTGAAAAGCATCTCACCTCAGAGCAAGAGTCTGAATTCAATGCCCTTCTAAAACGTCGCTTAACCGGTGAGCCTGTGGCTTACATTATTGGTGAGCGTGAGTTTTGGTCACTGCCGTTAAAAGTTTCGCCTTCTACTTTAATCCCTCGCCCAGATACCGAGCGTTTGGTTGAGGTGGCTTTGGATAAAACTTACGGCAAGCAAGGCGCGATTCTCGATTTAGGGACGGGTACAGGTGCTATCGCGTTAGCGTTGGCGTCAGAGATGCCGAATCGACAGGTGACGGGTATTGATCTTCGCCCTGAAGCGCAGCAGCTTGCGACAGAGAATGCACAACGTCTCAACATCACCAATGCGACTTTTTTGCATGGCAGTTGGTTTGAGCCTTTGAGCTCTGAAGAAGTTGTGAAGTTCTCTCTGATTGTTTCTAACCCGCCATACATTGAGAAGAATGATCCTCATTTGTCTCAAGGTGATGTGCGTTTTGAACCGATCACAGCACTGGTTGCTGAAGAGAAAGGACTCGCGGATATCCGATACATTTCTGAAAACGCACGCGGCTTTTTGGAAAATGAAGGTTGGTTAGCATTTGAACACGGCTATGACCAAGGTTTGGCAGTTCGTGAGATTATGCAGGCGCTCGGTTATCTCGATGTTGTCACAGAGAAAGATTACGGTGGTAATGACCGAGTGACATTGGGTCGTTACTGTTCATAG
- the prfA gene encoding peptide chain release factor 1 translates to MKASILVKLETLVERYEEVQHLLGDPDVIGNQDKFRALSKEYSQLEEVTACFQSYQQAQEDLEAAEEMANEDDAEMREMAQDEIKDAKAAIERLTDELQILLIPKDPNDERNCFLEIRAGAGGDEAGIFAGNLFRMYSKFAEKKGWRVEIMSSNASEQGGYKEMIAKVSGDAVYGTMKFESGGHRVQRVPETESQGRVHTSACTVAVMPEIPEADLPEIKAGDLKIDTFRASGAGGQHVNTTDSAIRITHLPTGTVVECQDERSQHKNKAKAMAVLAARIVQAEEERRAAAVSDTRRNLLGSGDRSDRIRTYNYPQGRVSDHRINLTIYRLNEVLEGDMQSLLDPVLQEHQADQLAALAENN, encoded by the coding sequence ATGAAAGCCTCGATTCTAGTAAAGCTTGAAACACTTGTTGAACGCTATGAAGAAGTTCAACATCTACTTGGTGATCCAGATGTAATCGGGAATCAAGACAAATTCCGTGCACTTTCTAAAGAGTACTCTCAACTAGAAGAAGTGACGGCTTGCTTCCAGTCATACCAGCAAGCTCAAGAAGATTTAGAAGCTGCTGAAGAGATGGCGAACGAAGATGACGCTGAAATGCGCGAAATGGCTCAAGACGAAATCAAAGACGCAAAAGCGGCGATTGAACGTTTGACTGATGAGCTACAGATTCTTCTGATTCCAAAAGATCCAAACGATGAGCGTAACTGTTTCCTTGAAATCCGTGCAGGCGCGGGTGGTGATGAAGCGGGTATCTTCGCGGGCAACCTGTTCCGTATGTACTCTAAGTTTGCTGAGAAGAAAGGTTGGCGCGTTGAAATCATGAGCAGCAATGCTTCTGAACAAGGCGGCTACAAAGAGATGATCGCTAAGGTTAGTGGCGACGCTGTTTACGGCACCATGAAGTTTGAGTCAGGCGGTCACCGTGTACAACGTGTACCTGAAACCGAATCTCAAGGCCGTGTTCACACGTCAGCATGTACGGTTGCCGTTATGCCTGAGATCCCAGAAGCCGATCTTCCAGAAATCAAAGCGGGCGACCTTAAAATTGATACTTTCCGTGCATCAGGCGCGGGTGGTCAGCACGTTAACACTACGGATTCAGCAATCCGTATTACTCACTTACCAACGGGTACAGTAGTAGAGTGTCAGGACGAGCGTTCTCAGCATAAAAACAAAGCGAAAGCGATGGCTGTTCTTGCTGCTCGTATTGTTCAAGCAGAAGAAGAGCGCCGCGCGGCAGCGGTTTCTGATACACGTCGTAACCTACTAGGTTCGGGTGACCGTAGTGACCGTATTCGTACGTACAACTACCCACAAGGTCGTGTTTCTGATCACCGTATCAACCTTACAATTTACCGTCTTAACGAAGTACTTGAAGGTGACATGCAAAGCTTGCTTGATCCTGTACTTCAAGAGCACCAAGCCGATCAGCTTGCTGCACTTGCAGAGAACAACTAA
- the hemA gene encoding glutamyl-tRNA reductase: protein MSLLAVGINHNTASVELREKVAFGPDKLSEALKQLNANAHVNGSVILSTCNRTELYCDVKGVAKNKLIDWLSVFHQVSPEELKPSIYVHEEQAAIKHLMRVACGLDSLVLGEPQILGQVKQAYTDSRENKSVDASMEKLFQKSFSVAKRVRTETEIGGSAVSVAYAACTLAKHIFESIADSTVLLVGAGETIELVAKHLSANGCTKMIVANRTRERALGLAEEFGAEVISLNEIPDHLHRADIVISSTASPLPIIGKGMVETALKTRKHQPMLLVDIAVPRDVESQVGELNDAYLYSVDDLQSIVDGNIEQRKVEAIQAEAIVSEESAAFMSWMRSLQAVDSIRDYRKSANEIREELLSKSLQSLAAGGDPEKVLLELSNKLTNKLIHAPTRALQSAAEQGEPAKLMVIRQSLGLENPQ, encoded by the coding sequence ATGTCTTTGCTTGCCGTAGGTATCAATCACAATACAGCGTCGGTTGAATTGCGAGAAAAAGTCGCTTTTGGTCCAGATAAATTATCTGAGGCACTCAAGCAACTTAACGCAAATGCACACGTAAATGGAAGTGTCATACTTTCTACCTGTAATCGAACTGAATTGTATTGTGACGTCAAAGGCGTGGCAAAAAACAAGTTGATCGATTGGTTGTCAGTTTTCCATCAAGTGAGCCCTGAAGAGCTAAAACCGAGCATTTATGTCCATGAAGAGCAGGCGGCGATTAAACATTTAATGCGCGTAGCTTGTGGCTTGGACTCTTTGGTATTGGGTGAACCACAGATCTTAGGTCAGGTGAAGCAAGCTTATACAGACTCGCGAGAGAACAAATCTGTTGATGCTTCAATGGAAAAGCTGTTCCAGAAATCATTCTCTGTCGCGAAGCGTGTTCGAACTGAAACAGAGATCGGCGGAAGCGCAGTTTCGGTTGCTTACGCAGCTTGCACGTTAGCCAAGCACATCTTTGAGTCGATTGCCGATTCAACTGTGTTATTGGTGGGTGCAGGTGAAACCATTGAGTTGGTGGCTAAGCATCTTTCAGCGAATGGCTGTACCAAGATGATTGTGGCTAACCGAACTCGTGAGCGTGCTTTAGGGTTGGCTGAAGAGTTTGGTGCTGAAGTGATCAGCCTCAATGAGATCCCTGATCATCTGCATCGAGCGGATATCGTGATCAGCTCAACCGCAAGTCCGTTACCTATCATTGGTAAAGGCATGGTTGAAACCGCACTGAAAACAAGAAAACATCAACCTATGTTGCTGGTTGATATTGCGGTTCCGCGTGATGTGGAATCTCAGGTTGGTGAATTGAATGACGCCTACCTTTATTCAGTGGATGATCTGCAGTCGATTGTTGATGGCAACATTGAACAACGCAAAGTGGAAGCGATTCAAGCGGAAGCAATCGTTAGCGAAGAAAGTGCAGCATTCATGAGTTGGATGCGTTCACTGCAAGCTGTAGACAGTATTCGTGACTACCGTAAATCGGCCAACGAAATCCGAGAAGAATTATTAAGTAAGAGTTTACAATCACTTGCCGCTGGCGGTGACCCTGAGAAAGTCTTACTTGAGCTAAGTAATAAGCTCACAAACAAATTGATCCATGCTCCAACGCGCGCACTTCAAAGTGCAGCTGAGCAAGGAGAACCTGCAAAATTAATGGTCATTAGACAGAGTTTGGGCTTAGAAAACCCTCAATAA
- the lolB gene encoding lipoprotein insertase outer membrane protein LolB — protein sequence MSKLLKIASLIFMAIIMVGCSSIPEQPTSVEWKSHQDRLLQIENYQASGKLAYISPEQRQSLNFIWKHSPNQSQLRLTTFLGQTALNLTIDPSGAKVVTYDDQVFTHASASVLVEQLTGLQIPIDHLPQWFLGIPDQADSYQLNTTNTLESLTKQVSNQLWTLSFANYRNTEMPNKQLSDEDNTKVETIPLPTRLSFKQDNNKINIVVSKWTLKK from the coding sequence ATGAGCAAGCTTCTCAAAATCGCGTCTCTTATTTTTATGGCCATAATTATGGTGGGTTGCTCGTCTATCCCAGAACAACCAACCAGCGTTGAATGGAAAAGTCATCAAGATCGGCTTTTACAGATAGAAAACTATCAAGCCTCAGGCAAGCTCGCTTACATTTCCCCAGAGCAACGCCAAAGCCTAAATTTCATTTGGAAGCATTCACCAAATCAAAGTCAATTAAGGCTTACGACTTTTCTCGGTCAAACTGCATTGAACCTAACCATTGATCCATCAGGTGCAAAAGTCGTGACCTACGATGATCAAGTATTTACTCATGCGAGTGCTTCAGTCTTGGTTGAACAGCTGACAGGCTTACAGATCCCTATTGATCATCTACCACAATGGTTCCTTGGCATTCCAGACCAAGCCGATAGCTACCAATTGAACACCACCAACACGCTTGAATCTCTCACCAAACAAGTCAGCAACCAACTATGGACACTGAGTTTTGCTAACTATCGCAATACAGAGATGCCGAATAAGCAACTATCGGATGAAGACAACACTAAGGTAGAGACAATCCCACTCCCTACTCGATTGTCATTCAAGCAAGACAATAACAAAATCAACATTGTAGTTTCGAAGTGGACACTGAAAAAATGA
- the ispE gene encoding 4-(cytidine 5'-diphospho)-2-C-methyl-D-erythritol kinase, whose product MITTPTHWPSPAKLNLFLYITGRRDNGYHELQTLFQFVDFGDELTVTANSETSSITITPEIPGVALEDNLIWKAATALQQYTSTSFGADIELKKVLPMGGGIGGGSSNAATVLVALNYLWQLNLSDDQLAEIGLKLGADVPVFVRGHAAFAEGVGEQLQPANPDEKWYLVVKPQVSIATVDIFTHSELTRNTPKRALSTLLEQEYVNDCEKIVRMLYPEVDKQLSWLLQYAPSRLTGTGSCVFAEFNSKKEAELVREQLPDTVSAFVAKGRNISPLKETLAEYQSAHPQSI is encoded by the coding sequence ATGATAACAACGCCAACCCATTGGCCTTCTCCGGCTAAACTGAATTTATTTCTCTATATCACAGGTCGACGTGATAATGGCTATCACGAACTTCAAACCTTATTTCAGTTTGTCGATTTTGGTGATGAACTGACGGTTACCGCAAACTCAGAAACTAGCTCGATAACAATCACACCAGAAATTCCTGGGGTAGCACTTGAAGACAACCTGATCTGGAAAGCCGCTACTGCGCTACAGCAATATACCTCAACCTCTTTCGGTGCCGATATTGAACTCAAGAAAGTACTGCCTATGGGTGGCGGTATTGGCGGAGGCTCTTCAAATGCAGCAACCGTATTGGTCGCTCTGAATTATTTATGGCAGCTCAACCTGTCGGATGATCAACTCGCCGAGATCGGTTTGAAGCTTGGTGCTGACGTTCCTGTCTTCGTTCGAGGCCACGCCGCCTTTGCTGAAGGGGTTGGAGAACAGCTACAACCCGCTAATCCGGATGAAAAATGGTATCTTGTGGTCAAACCTCAAGTGAGCATAGCAACTGTAGACATATTCACACATTCAGAATTAACTCGAAACACGCCAAAGCGAGCGCTATCAACGCTTCTAGAGCAAGAATACGTAAACGATTGCGAAAAAATTGTGCGAATGCTGTACCCAGAGGTTGATAAGCAACTTTCATGGCTGCTACAATACGCGCCGTCGAGATTGACTGGCACAGGTTCGTGCGTTTTTGCTGAATTTAACAGCAAAAAAGAAGCCGAATTGGTGCGAGAACAACTGCCTGACACAGTTTCCGCTTTCGTAGCGAAAGGAAGAAACATTTCTCCTTTAAAAGAAACTCTGGCTGAATACCAATCAGCCCACCCACAATCTATTTAA
- a CDS encoding ribose-phosphate pyrophosphokinase encodes MPDMKLFAGNATPELAQRIADRLYISLGDATVDRFSDGEVAVQINENVRGSDVFLIQSTCAPTNDNLMELVVMIDAMRRASAGRITAVIPYFGYARQDRRVRSARVPITAKVVADFLSNVGVDRVLTIDLHAEQIQGFFDVPVDNIFGTPVLLEDMANRGLENPVVVSPDLGGVVRARATAKALGDVDIAIVDKRRPRANVSEVMNLIGDVEGRDCVIVDDMIDTGGTLCKAAEALKERGAKRVFAYATHAVFSGTAANNIKNSVLDQVIVTDSISLSPEMAATGKVTTLSLSRMLAEAIRRISNEESISAMFN; translated from the coding sequence GTGCCTGATATGAAGCTATTTGCTGGTAACGCAACACCTGAACTAGCCCAACGTATTGCTGATCGTCTATACATCTCTCTTGGCGATGCTACTGTAGACCGTTTTTCTGATGGCGAAGTCGCTGTTCAAATCAATGAAAACGTTCGTGGTAGCGATGTATTCCTGATTCAATCAACTTGTGCACCAACCAATGACAACCTTATGGAATTGGTGGTAATGATTGACGCAATGCGCCGTGCTTCTGCTGGCCGTATTACTGCTGTAATCCCTTACTTCGGTTATGCCCGTCAAGATCGTCGTGTACGTTCTGCTCGTGTGCCAATTACTGCAAAAGTTGTTGCAGACTTCCTTTCTAACGTTGGCGTTGACCGCGTTCTTACTATCGACCTACACGCAGAGCAAATCCAAGGCTTCTTCGATGTACCTGTTGATAACATCTTCGGCACTCCAGTTCTTCTAGAAGACATGGCTAACCGTGGCCTAGAAAACCCAGTAGTGGTTTCTCCAGACCTTGGTGGTGTTGTACGTGCTCGTGCAACGGCTAAAGCGCTAGGTGATGTTGACATCGCTATCGTTGATAAGCGTCGTCCACGTGCTAACGTTTCTGAAGTAATGAACCTAATCGGTGATGTTGAAGGCCGTGACTGTGTTATCGTTGATGACATGATCGATACGGGTGGCACACTATGTAAAGCAGCTGAAGCGCTTAAAGAGCGCGGTGCTAAGCGTGTATTCGCTTACGCAACTCACGCTGTTTTCTCTGGTACTGCTGCGAACAACATCAAGAACTCTGTTCTAGACCAAGTTATCGTAACGGATTCTATCTCTCTATCTCCAGAGATGGCTGCGACTGGTAAAGTGACAACACTTAGCCTTTCTCGCATGCTTGCTGAAGCGATTCGTCGTATCAGCAACGAAGAATCAATCTCAGCGATGTTCAACTAA
- the pth gene encoding aminoacyl-tRNA hydrolase, whose translation MSQQIKLLVGLANPGPEYAKTRHNAGAWVVEELARVHNVTLKNEPKFFGLTGRIMVHGEDLRLLIPTTFMNLSGKAVAALAKFYQIKPEEIMVAHDELDLPPGIGKFKKGGGHGGHNGLKDIISKQGNNKEFYRLRLGIGHPGHKDKVAGYVLGKAPQKEQECIEAVVDESVRSLDILLKDGLPKAQNRLHTFKAE comes from the coding sequence TTGAGCCAACAAATAAAACTTCTCGTTGGACTGGCTAATCCAGGTCCAGAATACGCCAAAACTCGCCACAATGCGGGTGCTTGGGTAGTTGAAGAATTAGCGCGTGTACATAACGTGACACTAAAGAACGAACCAAAGTTCTTTGGCCTAACGGGTCGTATCATGGTTCACGGTGAAGATCTTCGTTTGCTGATCCCAACGACTTTTATGAACTTGTCAGGCAAAGCAGTTGCAGCCTTAGCAAAGTTCTACCAAATTAAACCAGAAGAGATCATGGTCGCTCACGATGAGTTAGATCTGCCTCCTGGTATTGGAAAGTTTAAAAAAGGTGGTGGTCATGGTGGACACAATGGTCTGAAAGACATCATCAGCAAGCAGGGTAACAATAAAGAATTCTATCGTCTTAGATTAGGCATTGGCCATCCAGGACACAAAGATAAAGTTGCAGGTTATGTATTAGGCAAAGCTCCTCAAAAAGAGCAAGAGTGTATCGAGGCCGTCGTTGACGAATCGGTTCGCAGCCTAGACATCTTATTAAAAGATGGCCTACCAAAAGCACAAAATCGCTTACATACGTTCAAAGCAGAATAA